The following nucleotide sequence is from Spirochaeta cellobiosiphila DSM 17781.
TGAAACAAAAGGATCTCTGTGGGAAGCTTATAATCCTAATAAAGAAGGTCAAGCCAGCTGGAAAGAAAGAGATAACCGTTCCCAGTATTTGGGATATACAAGTTTAGCAACAATAACTTTGATGATAGAAAACATTGTTGGATTATACATAAGTCTACCAAGAAAAACTGTAGACTGGATCGTACCCACTCTTGAACTAATGGGTATTGAAGATCTCGAATTAAAAAGAAACATGATAACTATTCAATCAAATAAAAGTGGTAGAGGTTGGGAGATTCGTTTGGAATCAGAGAAATTATACTACTTTACTATAAATATATTGGGACAAAAAAAGAAAACCTTACCAATACCATCTGGTAAGTGTTCCATGTTGATAGATAAACTTTAATAAAAAGCCGCTTACTGCGGCTTTTTTTAAAAGGATATAGGACTTCTTGCTTTGAATGATCTTGCTATGGTCTGTTTATCTGCATATTCTAAATCACCACCAACTGGTATTCCTGAAGCCAACCTTGTTATACTAACTCCAGTATCATTCAACATTCTGTAAACATACAGAGCTGTAGTATCACCTTCTATAGTTGGATTAGTAGCTAATATTACTTCTTTAATATTTTCATTAATAACACGTTGTTTTAATAAAGCCAAACGAAGATCATCTGGTCCTATTCCATCAATAGGAGAAATAACACCATTAAGAACAAAAAATAGTCCCCCATACTCTCCTGTAGAGTTAATAGTTATTAAATCTTGTGGATGTTCAACAACACATATGATATCACCATCTCTTTTGGCACTTGAACAAATAGGACAAGGATCTACTTCTGTGTAATTACCACATTTTGAACAGCATTTAACTCTTTCTTTCAATAATTTTAATTGATCCCCAAGCTGATTTAAATAATTTGAATCAGCTCGTAATAAGTAATAAGTCATTCTCTGAGCACTTTTTTTCCCTATCCCTGGTAACTTACTAAGATTTGTAGTTAAGGCTTCTATCATATCCATGTTATTGAGGAAATCCTCCTGGCATTCCAGGAATAGTACCCATTTCATTTTGAAGTTTATCTTTTATCTTATTCATAGCGTCTTTATGAGCTGCTTTAATGATATCTTGAAGCATTATTATTTCTCTATTATCAACACACTCAGGTGATAAGATTATATTGGTCATTTCCATTTTTCCGTTTAAAGTGACAGATACTAATCCCCCACCAGCAGTTCCTGTTACTTCAATAGTATCCAATTTTGATTGCATTTCCTTCATGGATGATTGAAGATTATTTAATTGTTTCATTAAGTCTGCAGGATTAAAATTCATTATTGCCTCCCTTTATTATATGTCCCCTAAATATCTGTTTAATCAAATTAATCTGCTCATCAATTTGATTATTTGTTCCTAATTCCTCATCTGTTACTAATTCAGCTTTTACTTTTACAGCACTACCTTTCATGTCACTAGCCGTCTGACTCAAATATGTAGATTCTTGCTTTATCATGTTAAGTATAAAAGGAGACGGCATTTTTAAAACTAGATCATTATCAATCCAGTTCCAACTAACTACTTTTTGGAGATTAATGGCTAAGGTCATTTTCTCTTTTTTTACTTTTAATGTGAGATTCTTCAAAAAGTTTTCAGGAGTCTCTTGTATTTTTGGACCAACATCGACTATTACAAGTTCTGTTTCAGACGATTCCTTCTTCTCAACCTTTGGTTCGACTGTAATTTGCTCTGATATTTTATCTCTAAAAACATTACTTAAAGATTTCTCAACTATTTTTTTTTTTGATCTACCTGGGAGACTGGATGAGATTGATTATTATCTTGCAGTTCCTTTATCTTATCGTATAACTCTCTTGATGTAAAAAAGTTGGTCAGTGAACAGAATTTTGTAAGTGTTAACTCTAATTCGTATCTTTGGTTAAGAGAATATCGTATATCCCTGTATAATTTTAGAAGATCCTCAATAGCTTTTTCTAATTGAGTTCTATTATATCCTTCGATAACTTTACCATTGAATCTATCAACCGAAAAACCTAAAAGACTTTCTCTATCAATTCCTGATTGTAAGAATAGAATGGATCGATAGTATTCTGTTAGATCTATTATAAACTGTTCTACGGAAACACCTTTGATTAAAATGTCTTCTACATAATTAAGAACACTCGATACATTACCTTCAAGAATATACTCACATAGCTGATTCATCTGATCCAAACCAACTAAGCCCAGTTTCTCTCTGATTTTTTCAAGAGTTATATGATCATCAGAAAAAGCAACCACCTGATCAAATAAGGTATAAGAATCACGCATTGATCCAGTACCTTCTTTTGCTATCCAAAAGAGTGCATCATCTTCATATCTCAAATTCATTTCATTACAAGCTTCTATAAGACGTTGTTTTACAGTATCTGCATCAATCAGTCTAAAATTAAATTGTTGACATCTACTTCTAATAGTTGCAGGTACTTTATGAATTTCCGTTGTAGCAAATATAAAAATAATGTACGGTGGTGGTTCTTCAATAGTTTTTAATAAAGCATTAAAGGCACTATTCGACAACATATGGACTTCATCAATGATATATATTTTATATCTAGATGAACTTGGCGCAAATAATACTTCATCTTTAATTTCTCTAACATCATTGACTGATGTATTAGAAGCTCCATCAATCTCAATAACATCCATACTGGATCCATTGGTTATTTCTTTACAGTTATTACATTTTCCGCAAGGTTCAGTGGTTGGACCAAGTTCACAATTTAAGGATTTGGCAAGTATTCTGGCAGAGGAGGTCTTTCCCACTCCTCTAGGACCACTAAAAAGATAAGCATGAGCGATTCTCTCAGTTGTAATTGCATTTTCTAAAGTAGCGACAACAAATTCCTGACCAGCCATTTGATGGAAGTTTTGTGGTCTTTTTCTACTTGCAGTAATTTCGTATGACATCGCTTGCATTGTATTTCAAATCTTTTCCGCTTTCAAGCATTGTATAAATCATTATGGCCTTTTATATTTTTTATATGACAATAGGAATAATTGCAGCCATGCAAGAAGAAATGGTACAGATTAAGGCTACTTTGGAGTCTTTGAAGGAAGAAAAAGTAGAGCATTTAACACTATTCAGAGGAACAAGGCATAACCATACTCTTTTAGTTATGGAATCAGGAATAGGTAAAGTAAATGCAGCCATAGCTACCCAGATTCTAATATCTAAACATCATCCTGATTATATAATTAATACAGGTGTGGCAGGGGGATATGATAAGAGACTAGACTTATTGGACATAACTATTGGTAGCCACATAGCCTATCATGATGTTGATGTTACTGCATTCGAGTATAAAAGAGGCCAACTGCCTAAACTTCCTCTATATTTTTCATCAAACCAAAACTTGTTAAATATATCAAGTAAAATAAATATTGATAAACAAAAAGTAATTATTGGAAATATATATTCAGGAGATATTTTTATCCATACTGAGAAACAAGTGGATGAATTGAAAAAAAACTTTCCTGATGTAGTTGCAGTAGAAATGGAGGGAGCAGCCATAGCTCAAACATGTTATTTGAATAGTATACCATTTTTAGTGATTCGTTCCATTTCCGATCTTGTTTTTACCAAAGACAGTCATACTACCTATAAGGATACAATGGAGCAAGCTGCTATCATATCATCCTGTTTTATTGATAAGATAATCAAAACGCTATAAAGGAGAAACATAATGGATAAAATCCCTAGTTTTACAATAGACCACAATAAATTGCTTAGGGGTATTTATGTATCTAGAATAGACAACATAGGATCCGAACATATTACAACCTTTGATATTCGAATGAAAGAGCCTAATAGAGAGCCAGTAATTGATGTTCCAGCACTACATACTATCGAACATCTAGGAGCTACCTTTTTAAGAAACCATAAAGTATGGGGTGAAAAATTAATCTATTTTGGACCTATGGGATGTAGGACCGGTAATTACGCCTTGTTTAAAGGAGACTTAACTAGTAACGATGTACTTTCAGTTATTAAATCTATGTTTGAATTTATTATAGACTACCAAGAAAGCATACCTGGTACCCATCCTGATGAGTGTGGTAATTATCTATCACATGATTTGAATATGGCCAAGTGGGAATCGAAAAAGTATCTTAATGAAGTACTATTAGTAGCTAAAGACTGTAATTTAAAATATCCAAACTAAATGTACTATTAAACTAAACCTTAGTCTTTTAACTTTGAAAAGCCTATTGAAAGGCTTTTCAAAAGTTTTAACAAGTCTTCTTTATATAATCATCTGCAAAGAATTATAAAAAAAACCCCTAGCATTAAGTATTCCAAGTCACACAATCATAACACTTACCGTTGCTACCTTCCGGTCCTGGCGGAGTTAGGTGAATGATTGTTGCTAGGGACCTAATAACTAGGGGAACGGAGAGGGGGGGATTCGAACCCCCGGTACCTTGCGATACACACGCTTTCCAAGCGTGCTCCTTCGACCACTCGGACACCTCTCCAGTAAAAGATCATATATGTTATTTTCTCAGTGTATCCAAGAGGATTCGAACCTCCGACCTTCAGATCCGCAATCTGATGCTCTATCCAGCTGAGCTATGGATACGCAAAAAAAACGGAGAGGGAGGGATTCGAACCCTCGGTACCCTCACGGATACAACTCCTTAGCAGGGAGCCCGATTCGACCGCTCTCGCACCTCTCCATTGTCACAAAAAAGATAATTAAAAACGGAGAAGGTGGGATTCGAACCCACGGTACATCACTGCACAACGGTTTTCAAGACCGCCTCCTTCGACCGCTCGGACACCTCTCCATTAATTATCGATAGTCGATAAAGTATTGAAAAACCCATATTTTGTCAATACCTAACTATAAACTATTACTATTTCGATATTATATCCAAGATTCTCTCTAAATCATCCATAGAAAAATACGATATTTCAATTTTCCCCTTTCTAACTGTTCCTTTTAAAGAGACCTTTGTTCCTAAAAGATCAATGAATCTCTGCTCCATATCTTGTATATCAGGAGATTTTGATTTTGCTGTAGATTTTACACTATTTGATGAAGAACTGGGCCGATTACCGTTATTAAGTGCAGAAGACATTGATTCTGTATCTCTTACATTTAAAGAGTTATCCACAACCCTTTTATACAGTATTCTTTGATCAGCTGGATTTACAACAGACAGTAGAGAACGTGCATGTCCTGCACTAATAATGCCTTGAGATAAAGCTGTGAGCATATCTTCAGGTAGTTTTAATAAACGTAAAGAATTAGCTATAGTTGATCTATTTTTTCCTACACGTTTAGCGATATCTTCTTGTGATAAATCAAAAGATTTCATGAGATGTTGATACGCTTTAGCCTCTTCTACAGGGTTTAAATCTTCTCTTTGTATATTTTCGATAAGAGCAATTTCAAGAACTTCTTCCTCTGTAAAAGCCTTAACAATAACAGGTATCTTTTTTAAACCAGCAATTTTCGATGCACGATATCGCCTTTCTCCTGCTATAATTATATAAGAATTAGGTTTATTACCTTTCTCAACAAGAATAGGTTGAATAACACCTTTTTCCTTTATAGATTGTGACAACTCTAATAATTTATCTTCAGCAAACTCTTTTCGAGGTTGATTTGGATTAGCGGATATCTCATCGATGAGGACTTCAATAACAGTTGCTCCTTCAACTACTTTATTTATATCAACCTCATCTTCATTATCATCATTTAAAAGAGCTCCTAACCCTCTACCTAGAGCCTTAGACACGTTCTAAAACCTCCTGAGCTAACTTTTCATAACTTTTAGCACCTATGCACTGTGGACTATACAAATTAATTGGGACAGAGTGAGAAGGAGCTTCACTTAATCGTATATTTCTGGGAATAACAGTTTTGAAGACTTTATCCTTAAAATAACCAGAAACCTCTTGTACTACCTCATTAGCCAAATTAGTTCGAGAATCGTACATAGTAAATACTATTCCACATATCTTGAGGTCTGAATTTATATTTTTTTGAACCTTCTTAATAGTCTGTAATAACAGACTTAAACCTTCCAAGGCAAAGTATTCACATTGTAAAGGAATTATAACAGAATCTGCTGCTGTTAACCCATTCAATGTTAAAACATCTAAACTAGGTGGTGAATCTATAAATATAAAATCATAGTCATCTTTAACAGTAGCTAGTGACCTTTCTAGAAAATGTTCCCAGTCTTTGTATTCAACAAGCTCAACTCCTGCTCCGGATAAGTTAATATTTGAAGTAAGTATATCTAAATTTTTAACTACGGTATTTTGTATTGTATCTTTTACTTGAGCTTTACCAGACACAACTTCATAAATTCCATTTTTTGTCGAATCAGCATTTACAGAACTAGACATATTCCCTTGAGGATCAAAATCCACTAAAAGAACTTTTTTTCCGCTTTCTGCAATATAAGATCCTAAATTAACAGATGTTGTAGTTTTACCTACACCACCTTTTTGATTAGCAAATACTATTGTTTTTCCCATTTCATTCTCTATTACTATAAGATGTTTAACTTAGTATATAAGATATATAAGTAGCTGTCATGAGTTTATATATTCTTTTTTAACAATCTATAATATTGACCCCTTGTTTTAAATTTTGGATAATTTGACTAAGGAGTTTTTATGAGAGAAAGAGTTGAAGCTGCTATCGAAGATGTCAGACCTTCCCTCCAGGCTGATGGTGGAGATGTGATTTTATTAGACGTTACAGATGATGGCATTGTAAAAGTACAATTGACTGGTGCCTGTAATGGTTGTCCAATGGCCACAGTTACTTTAAAACAGGGTATAGAACAGTATTTAAAGACAATTGTACCAGAAGTAATAAGTGTAGAAAATATTGATGCTTAAGCTTGTGCACAAACTGTTAGTAAGTTCACCATACATTAACTAGGTTGCACTAATATTAGTCATTAAGTCCTTATAATAACTAATATTAGTATTACACATATGATATTCTAAAAAAGGAATTAAACTGTGGATAATTTGCGGATAAAAAGAAAAGTGATTGTTTCACGTGAAACATAGTTTAATAAAAAAAGTGATCATATGTTTCACGTGAAACAAAAAAGGGAGATTTTAAAAATCTCCCTTTTTATTATTTTAGTTATTCTATTATGTTTTCTTCAGCGTCTTTTTCGGATTTTGCCAATCCAACAACTTTTTCACCATCTCCAGGAGTTACTATTTTAACACCAAAAGCAGTCTTCCCAAAAACAGATATACTCTGAGGATCTATTTTAATAGTTTTTCCAGAGTTGGTAATACACATTACATTCCAGTTTTCATCCACAGCAGTGACACCAATCACTTTACCTGATTTATCATTTGTTTTATATGCACATTGTCCTTTAGTACCACGTCCATGGGGATTAAAATGATGATATTCTAATCGCTTACCATAACCATTTTCAGAAAGCAAAAACATCTGCATGTCATCATTTACAATTGTTACACCAATTAAAGAATCATCATTTACAAGATTTATACCACGTACACCTCGTGTTACTCTTCCCATTGATCTGACAAGGTTTTCATTAAATCTTAAACCTAAACCATTCCTAGTAACCAGCATAACTTCATCATCACCATTCGTTAGTAATGCTGATACTAAAGTATCTCCATCATCTAAAATGATAGCTCGAATACCTTTTTGCCTTGCATTTCTAAAATCATGTGTTTTAACACGTTTTGTTACACCATGTTTGGTTGCCATAAACAAATAGGTTTCTTCACTAAAATCTTTCAAGGAAACAACTGCGGTTATTTCTTCATTTTCTTCAAAATTCAATAAACCTTTTATATGTCGACCTTTTGAAGTCCGTGTACCTTCTGGTAAATTATAGACTTTAGTCCAATAGGCATTACCTAAATTTGTTACAGACAAAATATAATCATGAGTATTGGCAACGAATATATCAGAAACAAAATCTTCATCCCGTAGATTGGCAGATTTAGATCCCTTTCCACCACGTCCCTGTAAATTATACAGTGAAACTGAGACTCTTTTGATAAAGCCGTCATTAGACATGACTACAACCATATCTTCCTGTTGTATTAAGTCTTCAATATCAACATCATCTAATTCCTCATTACGGATCTCTGTTCTTCTATCATCACCATACTTATTAGATATCTCAGTAGTCTCATCTTTGATTAAGTTGAATATTTTATATTCATTAGCTAACAAATCCTTACAGTATTCGATAAATGAAAGAACCTCTTGTAATTCATCAATGATTTTCTTGGTCTCTAAACTTGTAAGTTTTTGTAATCTCATATCCAGAATAGCTTGAGATTGTTTTTCTGATAATTGAAACCTATCCATTAGATTTAATCGAGCTTCAGAAACATTTCCAGACTTCTTTATTATTTCAACAACTTCATCAATATTCTCAAGAGCTATTTTCAACCCTTCTAATATATGAGCCCTTTCTTCTGCTTTGTTAAGATCATACTTAGTACGTCTTATAATAACATCTTTACGATGAGCAACAAAATAACGTATTTGATCTAAAAGATTTAATAATTGAGGCTTACCATCAACAAGAGCTAAGTTATTAGCACTGAAATTACTTTGTAATGCTGTATGTGTATATAAAGTATTTAAGACAACATCAGATACGGTACCTTTTTTTAATTCAATAACTACACGCATACCATTACGGTCTGATTCATCTCGTAAATCTGTAATACCTTCTACTTTTTTATCTTTTATCAAATCAGCTATTCGCACTACTAAGTTTGCTTTATTAACCATATAGGGAAGCTCAGTTATAATGATAGCTTCTTTACCGCTTTTTATGACTTCGATATGATGTCTAGCACGAACAACTATCTTACCACGACCATATCGATATGCATCATAAGTGCCCTTTTGACCAAATATAATGGCTCCAGTAGGAAAGTCCGGTCCTTTGATATATTCACGCATCATATCTTCTATTGATATATCTGGATCATCAATATAAGCACAAATACCTGCACAGACTTCTCTTAAATTATGAGGGGCCATATTTGTAGCCATTCCTACTGCAATTCCACTAGCACCATTAACGATAAGATATGGTACACCAGTAGGCAATACTAAAGGCTCTAACAAACTATCATCATAGTTTGGACCAAAATCGACTGTATCCTTTTTTATATCCTTCAGTATATCTTCAGTGATCTTATGCATTCTAGCTTCTGTATAACGCATTGCAGCTGGTGGATCACCGTCGACAGAACCAAAATTACCCTGTCCGTTCACAACAGGATATCTCATACTAAAATCCTGGGCTAATCTAACCAAGGCATCATAGATACTAGCATCACCATGAGGGTGATACTTTCCTAAAACATCTCCAACGATACGTCCACACTTTTTATACGCACGATCGGCTCTTAATCCCATTTCATGCATAGAA
It contains:
- the recR gene encoding recombination mediator RecR encodes the protein MDMIEALTTNLSKLPGIGKKSAQRMTYYLLRADSNYLNQLGDQLKLLKERVKCCSKCGNYTEVDPCPICSSAKRDGDIICVVEHPQDLITINSTGEYGGLFFVLNGVISPIDGIGPDDLRLALLKQRVINENIKEVILATNPTIEGDTTALYVYRMLNDTGVSITRLASGIPVGGDLEYADKQTIARSFKARSPISF
- a CDS encoding YbaB/EbfC family nucleoid-associated protein, translated to MNFNPADLMKQLNNLQSSMKEMQSKLDTIEVTGTAGGGLVSVTLNGKMEMTNIILSPECVDNREIIMLQDIIKAAHKDAMNKIKDKLQNEMGTIPGMPGGFPQ
- the dnaX gene encoding DNA polymerase III subunit gamma/tau, coding for MSYEITASRKRPQNFHQMAGQEFVVATLENAITTERIAHAYLFSGPRGVGKTSSARILAKSLNCELGPTTEPCGKCNNCKEITNGSSMDVIEIDGASNTSVNDVREIKDEVLFAPSSSRYKIYIIDEVHMLSNSAFNALLKTIEEPPPYIIFIFATTEIHKVPATIRSRCQQFNFRLIDADTVKQRLIEACNEMNLRYEDDALFWIAKEGTGSMRDSYTLFDQVVAFSDDHITLEKIREKLGLVGLDQMNQLCEYILEGNVSSVLNYVEDILIKGVSVEQFIIDLTEYYRSILFLQSGIDRESLLGFSVDRFNGKVIEGYNRTQLEKAIEDLLKLYRDIRYSLNQRYELELTLTKFCSLTNFFTSRELYDKIKELQDNNQSHPVSQVDQKKK
- a CDS encoding 5'-methylthioadenosine/adenosylhomocysteine nucleosidase, whose translation is MTIGIIAAMQEEMVQIKATLESLKEEKVEHLTLFRGTRHNHTLLVMESGIGKVNAAIATQILISKHHPDYIINTGVAGGYDKRLDLLDITIGSHIAYHDVDVTAFEYKRGQLPKLPLYFSSNQNLLNISSKINIDKQKVIIGNIYSGDIFIHTEKQVDELKKNFPDVVAVEMEGAAIAQTCYLNSIPFLVIRSISDLVFTKDSHTTYKDTMEQAAIISSCFIDKIIKTL
- a CDS encoding S-ribosylhomocysteine lyase codes for the protein MDKIPSFTIDHNKLLRGIYVSRIDNIGSEHITTFDIRMKEPNREPVIDVPALHTIEHLGATFLRNHKVWGEKLIYFGPMGCRTGNYALFKGDLTSNDVLSVIKSMFEFIIDYQESIPGTHPDECGNYLSHDLNMAKWESKKYLNEVLLVAKDCNLKYPN
- a CDS encoding ParB/RepB/Spo0J family partition protein; translated protein: MSKALGRGLGALLNDDNEDEVDINKVVEGATVIEVLIDEISANPNQPRKEFAEDKLLELSQSIKEKGVIQPILVEKGNKPNSYIIIAGERRYRASKIAGLKKIPVIVKAFTEEEVLEIALIENIQREDLNPVEEAKAYQHLMKSFDLSQEDIAKRVGKNRSTIANSLRLLKLPEDMLTALSQGIISAGHARSLLSVVNPADQRILYKRVVDNSLNVRDTESMSSALNNGNRPSSSSNSVKSTAKSKSPDIQDMEQRFIDLLGTKVSLKGTVRKGKIEISYFSMDDLERILDIISK
- a CDS encoding ParA family protein; its protein translation is MGKTIVFANQKGGVGKTTTSVNLGSYIAESGKKVLLVDFDPQGNMSSSVNADSTKNGIYEVVSGKAQVKDTIQNTVVKNLDILTSNINLSGAGVELVEYKDWEHFLERSLATVKDDYDFIFIDSPPSLDVLTLNGLTAADSVIIPLQCEYFALEGLSLLLQTIKKVQKNINSDLKICGIVFTMYDSRTNLANEVVQEVSGYFKDKVFKTVIPRNIRLSEAPSHSVPINLYSPQCIGAKSYEKLAQEVLERV
- a CDS encoding NifU family protein, giving the protein MRERVEAAIEDVRPSLQADGGDVILLDVTDDGIVKVQLTGACNGCPMATVTLKQGIEQYLKTIVPEVISVENIDA
- the gyrA gene encoding DNA topoisomerase (ATP-hydrolyzing) subunit A, whose protein sequence is MEPITGKVIPVSIENEVKTSYLNYAMSVIVSRALPDVRDGLKPVHRRILYSMHEMGLRADRAYKKCGRIVGDVLGKYHPHGDASIYDALVRLAQDFSMRYPVVNGQGNFGSVDGDPPAAMRYTEARMHKITEDILKDIKKDTVDFGPNYDDSLLEPLVLPTGVPYLIVNGASGIAVGMATNMAPHNLREVCAGICAYIDDPDISIEDMMREYIKGPDFPTGAIIFGQKGTYDAYRYGRGKIVVRARHHIEVIKSGKEAIIITELPYMVNKANLVVRIADLIKDKKVEGITDLRDESDRNGMRVVIELKKGTVSDVVLNTLYTHTALQSNFSANNLALVDGKPQLLNLLDQIRYFVAHRKDVIIRRTKYDLNKAEERAHILEGLKIALENIDEVVEIIKKSGNVSEARLNLMDRFQLSEKQSQAILDMRLQKLTSLETKKIIDELQEVLSFIEYCKDLLANEYKIFNLIKDETTEISNKYGDDRRTEIRNEELDDVDIEDLIQQEDMVVVMSNDGFIKRVSVSLYNLQGRGGKGSKSANLRDEDFVSDIFVANTHDYILSVTNLGNAYWTKVYNLPEGTRTSKGRHIKGLLNFEENEEITAVVSLKDFSEETYLFMATKHGVTKRVKTHDFRNARQKGIRAIILDDGDTLVSALLTNGDDEVMLVTRNGLGLRFNENLVRSMGRVTRGVRGINLVNDDSLIGVTIVNDDMQMFLLSENGYGKRLEYHHFNPHGRGTKGQCAYKTNDKSGKVIGVTAVDENWNVMCITNSGKTIKIDPQSISVFGKTAFGVKIVTPGDGEKVVGLAKSEKDAEENIIE